Proteins encoded in a region of the Pocillopora verrucosa isolate sample1 chromosome 11, ASM3666991v2, whole genome shotgun sequence genome:
- the LOC131794975 gene encoding uncharacterized protein: MAAVVYVSRHFKSCMLYSHLWKSFVLFKTKHKYNSSVCRLSFYSGQRWYTQRQLSTTKVGISELESITSPRRFDYPDRNRRIMIVLQKKKGEQVRQLHEEDLLNYFSMYGEISNVKWVRSKEEDQDTGKGFGFVSFSNVPSFQEAVASKYHTIKGRPVLVFPATKRADSQPSKVAPQTAVVPDQQASASGRIASDTVLKLDRVGSEGTSEKTSSKPMVVPDFTESASMKVAPESAATFDQRVSAAVPQRTASESGVTPKETRYSSINIAQQAMLGQEASQEGALSTAPGPVKFLQDPESGKVRLTGKASLASPEDQKRKILVTQRKGCKGKMTVKSVHDYFSVFGKIEQVQENSDLVYVTFEGANSVEHVMTITNHRIDDMMVLVSLAYSNKQRKQLRIEKVLDDVKMNQNPRDIKIAEREGRKIVIMTPSRFKESISKEMLEKYFSSYGEIEEIFVLKSKGYGFVIFKEACDAEKILKIRNHNIGNVEIYVKLSLASRHITQNEPKRIIVTNISEETSEREIRKHFGQFGKVVEVVFANAPDGGKRPDSCIVVFDSIDGGVESVVDESHQIPTQKDALVVKLSEDKETLVAEPPKLYVSNVPESMTLEMVRSYFEKFGLIQHLGFTSYKSEKVITNLNGISLAFCDESVLEKTLQKTFHKINRFKVKVIRAPLMLSPSDCLGLRILLTSLPSGTDEHVVKDYLHQHSCRVKTVKLISPTVCFADLWNLRDVDRLVEVASKQQHVIGGSPVSLRRFYWVKKQDERL, from the coding sequence ATGGCTGCCGTGGTTTATGTTAGCCGTCATTTTAAATCATGCATGTTATATTCTCATCTTTGGaagtcttttgttttatttaaaacgaAACATAAATATAACTCAAGCGTATGCAGACTGAGTTTTTACAGTGGACAGAGATGGTATACTCAGCGACAATTATCAACGACAAAAGTCGGTATCTCAGAGTTAGAGAGTATTACGTCACCTCGAAGATTTGATTACCCCGACAGAAATCGCAGAATCATGATCGTACTACAGAAGAAGAAAGGTGAGCAAGTGCGTCAGCTTCACGAGGAAGACTTGCTAAACTACTTCTCCATGTACGGAGAAATAAGCAACGTGAAATGGGTACGAAGTAAAGAAGAAGATCAAGATACCGGCAAGGGATTTGGGTTCGTGTCATTCAGCAATGTTCCGTCGTTCCAGGAAGCTGTTGCCTCAAAATATCATACAATAAAGGGCAGGCCCGTGCTTGTGTTCCCAGCAACGAAGAGGGCAGACTCGCAGCCTTCAAAGGTGGCTCCTCAAACAGCAGTGGTACCTGATCAGCAGGCGTCAGCATCCGGCAGGATTGCCTCTGACACAGTTCTTAAACTTGATCGGGTGGGGTCTGAAGGGACATCTGAAAAAACTAGCTCCAAGCCCATGGTAGTGCCTGATTTTACTGAATCAGCATCAATGAAGGTAGCACCAGAGTCAGCTGCCACATTTGATCAAAGGGTATCTGCAGCAGTGCCTCAGAGGACAGCTTCTGAGTCAGGGGTGACCCCCAAAGAAACAAGGTATTCTTCTATTAACATAGCTCAACAGGCAATGCTAGGTCAGGAAGCTTCACAAGAAGGGGCTTTAAGCACAGCTCCTGGACCGGTGAAATTTTTGCAAGATCCAGAATCTGGAAAAGTGAGACTTACAGGTAAAGCTTCACTGGCAAGTCCTGAAGACCAGAAACGAAAGATTTTAGTGACACAGCGCAAAGGTTGCAAAGGTAAAATGACAGTGAAATCTGTACATGattatttttcagtatttgGCAAAATTGAACAAGTTCAAGAAAACAGTGACCTTGTCTATGTCACATTTGAAGGTGCCAATAGTGTTGAACATGTTATGACGATCACAAACCATAGGATTGATGATATGATGGTGCTAGTGTCTTTAGCATATTCCAATAAACAGAGGAAACAGTTGCGGATTGAGAAAGTGCTCGATGATGttaaaatgaatcaaaatcCTAGAGACATCAAAATTGCTGAACGAGAAGGACGAAAAATTGTGATCATGACTCCTTCCAGGTTCAAAGAATCCATCAGCAAAGAAATGTTGGAGAAGTATTTTTCCTCATATGGAGAAATTGAAGagatatttgttttgaaatccaaAGGTTATGGCTTTGTAATATTTAAAGAGGCATGTGATGCTGAAAAGATCTTGAAGATTCGAAACCACAACATTGGAAATGTTGAGATTTATGTAAAATTGTCACTGGCTTCACGACACATTACTCAAAATGAGCCAAAGAGGATCATTGTAACTaacatttctgaagaaacttcAGAAAGGGAAATCAGGAAACACTTTGGACAATTTGGAAAAGTGGTAGAAGTTGTGTTTGCAAATGCTCCAGATGGTGGAAAAAGGCCAGATTCTTGCATAGTTGTCTTCGATTCCATTGATGGTGGAGTTGAATCTGTTGTTGATGAATCCCATCAGATCCCTACTCAAAAAGATGCACTTGTTGTCAAACTTTCAGAAGACAAAGAGACACTTGTAGCTGAACCGCCAAAACTCTATGTGAGTAATGTTCCTGAGAGTATGACACTAGAAATGGTGCGATCTTACTTTGAAAAGTTTGGATTGATACAGCACCTTGGTTTTACAAGTTACAAGTCTGAGAAAGTAATAACTAACTTGAATGGTATTTCACTGGCATTTTGTGACGAGTCAGTCCTTGAAAAGACTTTGCAGAAAacttttcataaaataaatagatttaAGGTGAAGGTTATTAGAGCGCCCCTGATGTTATCTCCTTCTGACTGCCTTGGTTTAAGAATTCTGCTGACAAGCTTACCATCAGGTACTGATGAACATGTTGTTAAAGACTATCTTCATCAACACTCCTGCAGAGTGAAAactgtgaaattaatttcaccAACAGTTTGTTTTGCTGATTTGTGGAATTTGCGAGACGTGGACAGGCTTGTGGAAGTGGCATCCAAGCAACAGCATGTCATCGGTGGAAGTCCAGTTTCACTTCGTCGCTTCTACTGGGTCAAGAAACAGGACGAAAGACTTTAA
- the LOC131794976 gene encoding uncharacterized protein — MQYEGNKMAVVVRFSRTGFRCPLFVQTPRLFSATSLYLPRNSRFLSYATRNLSPEHQKRKIMVVGLREGTVETDAETLELYFKSYGKIEHAKVVRDQLSGKSKGYGFVTFDSPKVAEKVLSSTNHRIDGKDVKVLLAVRSLKKSRELPITKDIQSEELQERKIYVSALETGDYRTTEQDLKDYFSTFGEVEDAMIVFPKSYGFVTFKNPETVKDVLSNPLHVIKGWKIYVARPFKIKDKTEIARKRKRTINVYDVFPEISDNDLIKHFSIFGEVEQVLGRDSDSNQSSQCMVVFKREDAAKMALKQQLQVIASRFKIYVKPLSDSRESNKVLLRGAPADITLEALQLYFEQFGDIVRMDLTSDHHRPTHADIHGVKYRINTDWPTVEFTDVGAVEKVLLHDHVICGQNVDLRRVDERALSTGAFKRETERSMMILIDDLDRNSSKEAIIDYFTSQSLMVQSVVFRMESNDSMSCVVGFWNLDDVDEVVNQASKQDGILFISGKPAYVRRLHWESTQENMENDRQGDLLNNY, encoded by the coding sequence ATGCAATACGAAGGAAATAAAATGGCGGTTGTAGTACGGTTCTCTAGGACCGGATTTCGATGCCCACTCTTCGTTCAAACGCCGAGGCTTTTTTCTGCCACTAGTCTATATTTACCCAGAAACAGTAGGTTTCTATCCTATGCCACAAGGAATCTTTCTCCTGAACaccagaaaaggaaaatcatGGTCGTTGGCCTGAGAGAAGGTACGGTGGAAACTGATGCTGAGACTTTAGAACTTTACTTTAAATCGTACGGCAAGATAGAGCACGCCAAAGTAGTCCGCGATCAACTAAGTGGAAAATCAAAAGGCTATGGGTTCGTGACATTTGACAGTCCAAAGGTTGCGGAGAAAGTTTTGTCCTCTACCAACCATCGTATCGACGGCAAGGACGTGAAAGTGCTCCTAGCAGTGAGATCTCTGAAAAAATCCCGCGAATTGCCAATTACGAAAGATATTCAATCAGAAGAACtgcaagaaaggaaaatatatgTATCTGCGCTCGAAACTGGCGATTACAGAACAACCGAGCAAGACTTGAAGGATTACTTTTCAACCTTTGGAGAAGTTGAAGATGCAATGATTGTTTTCCCGAAAAGTTATGGATTTGTAACATTCAAAAATCCAGAAACTGTCAAAGATGTCTTGTCGAACCCTTTGCATGTGATAAAAGGGTGGAAGATATATGTGGCAAGACCTTTTAAGATTAAAGACAAAACTGAGATTgcaaggaagagaaaaaggacAATCAATGTCTATGATGTTTTCCCTGAAATATCTGATAATGACCTCATCaagcatttttcaatttttggggAGGTGGAGCAGGTTCTTGGAAGGGATTCTGACAGCAACCAAAGCAGTCAATGCATGGTTGTGTTTAAGAGAGAAGATGCAGCTAAAATGGCTCTGAAGCAACAACTGCAGGTGATTGCATCTCGATTTAAAATCTATGTGAAACCACTGTCTGACAGTAGGGAATCAAACAAAGTACTTTTACGTGGTGCTCCCGCAGATATCACCCTAGAAGCGTTGCAGCTTTATTTTGAACAGTTTGGAGACATTGTTCGAATGGACCTGACGTCAGATCATCATCGACCCACCCATGCTGATATCCATGGTGTGAAATATCGAATTAACACAGATTGGCCCACTGTTGAATTTACTGATGTAGGTGCTGTGGAGAAAGTTTTATTGCATGATCATGTGATCTGTGGCCAGAATGTCGATTTAAGGAGAGTTGATGAAAGGGCTTTGTCAACTGGTGCATTTAAACGGGAGACAGAGCGAAGCATGATGATTCTCATTGATGATCTAGATCGAAACTCTAGCAAGGAAGCTATCATTGATTATTTCACTAGTCAGTCCCTTATGGTCCAATCTGTGGTTTTCAGGATGGAGAGCAATGATTCTATGTCTTGTGTGGTGGGGTTTTGGAATTTGGATGATGTTGACGAAGTTGTCAATCAAGCATCTAAACAAGATGGTATTTTATTCATCAGTGGTAAGCCAGCATATGTAAGACGCCTTCACTGGGAGAGTACACAAGAAAACATGGAAAATGATAGACAAGGAGACTTGTTGAATAATTATTAG